Within the Onychostoma macrolepis isolate SWU-2019 chromosome 14, ASM1243209v1, whole genome shotgun sequence genome, the region CTTCGGTGATTTTCAGCACagatacaaaaaaacaaaacaaaaaaaaacacacaattgtTTGAATTATTGTAACCTAAGATAAAATAGAGGGCAAAATCTAATTAACCAGCTGTGCAGTAGAAGAATCAATGGCTTCTTTTATGTCTGACAAAGCAGCCTGTCACTTTAAGTGCCCGACTCTTTAGTATCGATTATTTTTCGTAGTTTctccaaatcatcacagacggGGGAACACAAACTGAACTTCAAATACATTTCGACTCTTACATATATCGACAGCCCTGCAGAAAACATAATACAGCTTTTCGGTCACCGGCTGAGCCACGTAAAAGGGCGGAGACTAAACAGAGCAGGCAAAATGTCATCGCAACGCCTATCAAAGCATAATAGAACAATATTTTGCACTTAAAACCTATAACTAAAAGTCAGTTCTGTCTCACATCACACAGTAGCACTGCTTCATGTACTGTTAAACTGTTTCCGACGCAAAACCTAGCTGAAAAGGCTGTGAAAAACGTAAAGTTTAGAAACGTTTGCTTCATGTTTACGTAATAGACTGCAAAAATAGTGAAGAGAAAATACGTGCCTGCATTGTAAGCTGATTGGGGACAAGTCTATACATATGTGCATATTAATCCatactattttatttcattgcaCTGCTTATCCTAAGCTATACAAACTTAAAAACTGTTGCACTGTCAACACTGTGAAAGAAAAGCACATCATGCACGTGATACTAACAGCAGTAACGCAGCATACTGTAACATTTAACAGCCACCAGTGCacataataaatgatttaaaagacTGTCTTCTGACCTGTTGCGTCCTGTCTGAAGGATTCACCATCACCGCCTGTCGAAAACTGTTATCCACGTAGGACGCCATGGTTTTCAAAACAATCGCGCACAACTGTTAAGTCAAATAATCCAAAGCAAATCTCACAAGTGGCTTTTTAGTGGTACAAAAACGTTTTTATACAGCAGCAACTGCAGAGAAGAGCCTGTCCCCAGGCCACAGCCTAAGCCAGGAGCTCTCTTACTGTCCCTCGTCCCAATCCTACAAAACCAGACAGTCTGCTTTTCCTATTCCAGCCGCTGAAGcttcagctgtgacttgacagGCGATTTAGTGTTAATGAAAGGGTTTTTGCAGGCAAGCGGTACGTCTGTGTTTTACGCAGACGagtgcatttttcagcattcCGTTTGTCTCCTGCTCGCTATTCCATCTTCTtcagttttccattttaaaacaatgtgcAATCCATGCGTTGGGTGATTGTCAATTTTAAGCCATTTGCAAAGCAGCGGAGGGTCAAAGGCAGCatttataaatagtgttttagCGTCTAAACGCGACGGATGGTCTGCCGTCTGGGCTCGCTGTTGTAAGCCACCACCATGGTGACCGACCGCCTCAAGAGGTTTCATGGGCGAGTCCATTCAGCACAATAATGCGCCCACAGAACAACCTACCCACAACACATAGTGCTTTGTCTCCATCCACTGGCTGAAGACGGTACTGCAAACTAGGAAAGACAATGATCATCCAAAAATGTAATGTAGccctatatttatttgttctttaatTTGTTATATTACATCATGTAAATCCATCTCTTACTTATTCGAAATGAAGCTTTGTTTTATGGCCACTGTcatgtttatctgtatttatgattgataatataatcataataaaGCCTTTTCATATTAAATGTGGCAAACATGGTAGCCTTCTCTTTACTGTAGCAGGTTTTACACAGAGGGGGAAAATGGAATTAAACAGCTCTGGTCATGTGATTCATGAATGTTCATGAAATCTAGACAATTTCTGCACtgtctaaaaaaacaaaatagtgCCTTGAAAAAATCAGTAATAATATGACACTTCCATGATGATAGAAATCAGTTATCTGAGACTCGAGTAAAgccttatttttatatcaacaaAAGCAAACCGGTTTAAATACATGGttttaaacatcaaatattCTGCTGATGTGCTTTGAAAAGTGGTTTCCTTCTACAAACACTGTCTTCGCATTTATAAACAGTTAACGTCAAACCTTACATTACATTTCTGCGTTAGATGCTAATATCCAAAGCAACTTTTATTGCATTGAAAGtgtacattttatcagctcatgCATTCAaacccatttatttatttgtgcattttatttatgtgtgtattttgtttattcatttttattgtttgcttATAGATTTAGAcactataatttaaatatagctaCTGTGAAGTCCTTCATTTATTCCTTTTTCAATTAATCAGTCTTTTGTCTGCttgcttgtttatttgtttgtaggctatttatttaggctattattaccaattgtattttaattaatttatgtatttatcacTGATGTCAATAAGAAAACTACAGGCTACATCAGATGTATTGTTTCAAATGTACTAAATAAAATCCGTGTTTACTGACTTTAGTTTACTAAATAATCCATATAAATAGCAAAATACAACCCGACTAAACTGGTTCCGTGGAGACCAACCGCTCCATGGCAACGGCGCGTGAGTGAGTGACCTTCTGCCCAGGGCTTGTTTTACAGTCACTGAGATGCGCTTACTGATATCTCAAATATCTGGCAACAGTTTTAAGACCAAGGTAGCTTAAACAAAGTGAAGGTGATGAAGAGAGTACAACAGGACACTACAGCTTCTCAAGCAGACAGGGAAACTCAGAGCTCGTCTGGACAGCGAATACTATTCACAGGTAACGAACGTTTATCTTAGTGGGACACTTTATTTAATCTTTAGTAAGTTAACGAATGTGAATCAATTGATCTTTTTCTGGTGCTATCTAGGTCCAGACGGCATTGGAGATTTCCGTCCCAGGTTGGACTATTTCCCGCGCAGCATTGGAATCGGCCCGTTATCTCCAGATGCCACGAGTGATCTCAACTACCTCTTCCGGTCTGCACCAGACGCGACCCCGCCGTTACCGAAACACTGCTATGTTGGAGAAGTGGGCTGGGGTCTGCAGTACTCCACTGCACTCAACAGGCCAACTGTCAACAACAATCAATATGAGGTTATTATATAGGCCATATGTTTACTTACAATTTATTTCGGTCAAAAGATATGTCAAGTGACACATATTGTCACTGtgttaaataaattgtatatatagagagagtgAATATGTTCATTTTTGTAGCCAAGTCAATATGTGAAactgactttaaaaaataaacccaTGTGAAACATTGGTGTAAAAAGTGAAACAACTAACCACATTTTTCCTAATTAGCTATAGGCCTATTTGTagacataaataaacaatacttttCAAAGTTTTGGGATCAGTAAGTTGTATCACATTTTCCAAATGATTCTTGAGCTGCAAAGGATCACGTGACCacagctgggtagattacttacaaactgtaatctgtaactgattacaaattacatgacCAAAATTTTGGCTAGTTAGTgatgtaatccattacattacacaggtaatataatcagactactttttaaatacttttagattacttttgacctaactcgttTATGATTGATTTAAATCAATGTACTATATTGATAGGaaaatacaaagagaaagaaaatgtattaattgttattcatttttattaacaacacaaagtgcattaaacatgacattacatcaaggtttcccaaaccggggttcgtaaaggaactgcagggggggtttaagtttcattaaaagctcataattaattaaatcatataaaaaataaaaaataaagtcaaattaaaataaatctttttaaaacaacatcattcacttactaaaaaatgaaatatttgatttgatttcccCCACGTCATGTGTAggttattttagaaaggaacatttaaaagatgaaaaagaggaattagggagcattaaaaaattatgaataatttattgctcttttatgaataatatgtaatcgtgtaatcaataaaaaaagtaactttaGTCGGATTACGAGTATACAAGTACTTagtttttggaatctgattatgtaatcctcTGCATGTgacaaaattcagcttttccatcacaggaataatcagcattttaaaatatattaaaatagaaaacagttgttttaaactgtaataagatttcacattattacaatatttaattgtattttgtaatcaaataaatcaGTCCTAAACAATATGGTTGCTGTTAATTAAACTGCCCCAAAATGAGAATTTGCCTTAGGCTATACGACCCATGAACGTCATATGCATCTCAGTGTCTATTCTTGGATCAGATTATaactttatgtatttgtttaacatgttttttttacaaatctgCAAAGACTGCTTTGATTGTTTTGCCATattgtacaggtgcatctcaataaattagaatgttgtggaaaagttcatttatttcagtaattcaactcaaattgtgaaacttgtgtattaaataaattcagtgcacacagactgaagtagtttaagtctttggttcttttaattgtgatgattttggctcacatttaacaaaaacccaccaattcactatctcaacaaattagaatacttcataagactaataaaaaaaaaaaacatttttagtgaattgttggccttctggaaagtatgttaatttactgtatatgtactcaatacttggtaggggctccttttgctttaattactgcctcaattcggcgtggcatggaggtgatcagtttgtggcactgctgaggtggtatggaagcccaggttgctttgatagcggccttcaggtcatctgcattgttgggtctggtgtctctcatcttcctcttgacaataccccacagattctctatggggttcaggtctggtgagtttgctggccaatcaagcacagtaacaccatggtcattgaaccagcttttggtacctttggcagtgtgggcaggtgccaagtcctgctggaaaatgaaatcagcatctccataaagcttgtcagcagaaggaagcatgaagtgctctaaaatctcctggtagatggctgcattgactgtggacttcagaaaacacagtggaccaacaccagcagatgacatggcagcccaaatcatcactgactgtggaaacttcacactggacttcaatcaacatggattctgtgcctctccactcttccttcagactctgggaccttgatttccaaatgaaatgtaaaattgactttcatctgaaaagaggactttggaccactgtccagttctttttctccacagcccaggtaagatgcttctgacgttgtctctggttcagaagtggcttggtagcccttttcctgaagacgtctgagcgtggtgactcttgatgcactgactccagcttcagttcactccttgtgaagctctcacaagtgtttgaatcagctttgcttgacagtattctcaagcttgcggtcatccctgttgcttgtgcaccttttcctacccaaattcttccttccagtcaactttgcatttaatatgctttgatacagcactctgtaaacagccacacctttcagtaatgaccttctgtgacttaccctctttgtggagggtgtcaatgttcgtcttctggatcattgccaagtcagcagtcttttccattattgtggtttcaaagaacaagagacacccggaatttatactgtagggatggtcattaattgaaactcaaatgtaaatattctaatattttgagatactgatttttgactttcatgagctgtaagctctaatcattaaaattaaaacaaacaaaaaaaaacttttgaaatgttttactttacatgcaatggatctaaaatatatgaaagtttcactttttgaaataacttacaagaaaaaaaaatgaaccttttcacgacattctaatttattgagatgcacctgtatgtgtctgaattataaaatacttttttttcttttgtatcaGTTTGACAGATTTCAATCAGCCGTGCAGGACGAAGTGACTCGCAGCCCATGGTGAGCTACCAGTAACCAGGGAGGGAAGGGTTAGATTACCTCCAGCTCCCCCTGTTACTCTAGATGGTGATGGGTTTCACTGGCAGGAAATGGGTAGAGTGGATGGAGAGGAAGCTTTTCTCCTCTAGTAATCAATAATTCAACACTCTGCACACAGGCAGAATCAGTCCCAGTTTCAGGACAAACAACTGACCTGCGGGAAGCTTGCTTGGAACCACAGTGAATATGATACCTACAGCGAGGACGACAACAAACAGTTCCCGCTTAACCAGGTGTGATATAAACAAATGATACACACTCTGAACCCTGTATAACCTCAATGCCTGATTGTTATATTAAGAATAAACTGGAATTCATTGTCTAATCAGTGTGTAATGTTGAAGTACTTCACTCAACATTTTCTCATTGTTCTtctgcagtaaaaacagtcaaTCCATATTGAGAAAGCACAACCAGATGGCATTACTTTTTCACGGATATGGATCAGCTCTGAAATATGACATGAGGCCTATAAGCTGACTGATTCTTGAATGTTGGTTTGTGATCattaaacaatttattatccatataatattttgtcaacTCTTATAAAACCACAttaaatgcatctttttttgcTGTACTGTTCATTTCTTGGTTCATTTGCCTCCATGTTATCAGCTGGAAAAAGGAGGGTTTTAATACATTCAGTTATTATGTTTGTGGGTAGTACACAGAATATTTAGTCTCAAATTAATGCAAACAAAAGGTACAGAAATAAAGCAGTTTACTTCATTCACTTTGCTGTTTACCTCGTATCTCTGTGGTTTAAATTGTCAGCAGCTTGTAAAGTCTCAATAACATAGAGATCAAATCCTCTTAACAAGGGTCACTGTAGATTCAGACAGTCGATAGGAACTAGAAAGCAATAATCCTGCAGCTAAAAGAGGTTTATATGTGATCCCGTCTCTATCAGTGGTCAATCCCAGTTAATAATAGTACACAACCCACTCCAGCCGTTTCCAGTATCTTGAGATGAACAGACGCAACCTTGTTCAGCTGTAATTCTCACTTTTTCATTACGTTTTTGAGAGTATGGTTTGACCTCTAAAGTATTGCCTTCTTCAGGGAAACCTAGACTGCATTTTTTCAAACGATTAGgtacaatattgcattattgTCTTTGAGCAAAATGGGTCTTTTctaatgaaaacagaaaaatctgttaattcagAAAATGGCAAAAACCATTAATTGTTTAGTAActgtattaaatttaaatgatgtctaataaaGCACACAATGCAGGTTGCAACAGTAGGttcaaacaattaatttattttgttttgctatggttatttaataaaaaatgttttcatctcagtgatactaaaatgaaGTTAACATGATTGTGAAAGGAAATATGAGCACAATACTGTGCTTTTGATCTCGAAGGAGGTGAAATATGGAAAGTCTCTTGCctgattttgaaatgttttcagAAATATTTGACTATAAATAGATTATGTCACCCtttaccacaaaaccagtcataagtagcaggTATACAGGTATAGCAATACCCAACAATATATTGAcaatcgatttttcttttatgccaaaaatcattagtatattaagtaaagatcatgttccattacgatattttgtaaatttcctaccgtaaaaatataaaaacttaatttttgatcagcaatatgcattgctaaggacttaatttagacaactttaaaggcggtTTTcttcaatatttcgatttttttccagattttcaaatagttttatctcTGCCagatattgtcctatcctaacattatttattcagctttcagatgatgtataaatctcaatttcaaaaactgacccttatgactggttttgtggtccaaggtcacatatagGAGATATTTTTTCAAACAAAGCAGTGCagtaaaagaagaagaagaacaaagCAGTGCAGCGAATCCGTGTACTAGCCTCCAGAGCAGTAGAGGGCGCTACACGCTCACTTATGCTTCAGTTACAACTTCACTAGCGCTTTCCTTTCACAGAATATTCCAGTGACCGTCCATTCAACTAGAACCCTTTTCTCAATCAAAATCAAAGAAAATGTCAAACCCAACTCCTGTGGCCAAGCCTGGAAACGCAGACAACCCTCGGGTATTCTTTGACGTAGATATCGGTGGTGAAAGAGGTCAggatcttttatttttctttagaaaGGCTTTTTCTGAATGACTGCATGCTGCTGCGTTCTGCCACATGCCTGTATCTGCACAGAAGAAAGAGACGGAAATAGATGCACTGAACTCAACCACTGATACAGCTATTTAGAAAATCTGTGTTAATTTGACAGTAATTCTGGCAGTAAAATGCAGTACTGTTTGCGAGTCACTGTTGTGCATTTTATGTCCCCTTCAAATgggttaaaatattaatgtcgCATTCTTCAAGCCTGAAATCATACGGTTTACTTGTATGAGAAATATTACAGGTGTTACTTCGTTTCACATGTTTCAGCAATATTCCctacaaaaatatttctttgccagtagtattagtattaaatgacaaaaatacaaactaaaaaaaggCAATAAATAAGAGAAACGATaacagcactgcacatttctACTCTTCTGTTACAGTAACTCCTTTGGAAATTAAACAGTagactttgtttttattctgtaaaGCTGACTCAGTATGGTCAGATTGGCATATCAAATTATGTACAAAAAAGGTCATAGggattgaaataaaatgtaaaaaaaaaaaaaaaaaaaaatcagtaaaaatatgtaatatatcaTGCATAACTAAAGATCAGTTAAACAATCTGATGATTTATTCCTGCTGTTTTTATCTCTTTGCAGCTGGCCGTATAGTGTTTGAGCTCTTTGCTGATGTGGTCCCGAAAACAGCAGAGAATTTCCGTGCTCTTTGTACCGGCGATAAAGGGATCGGTAAAAGCACCGGAAAACCGCTGCACTTCAAGGGCTGTCCATTCCACCGCAGTGAGTGTCCTGACCTCCCGTTTCCATGGAGACGCATGTAATGATCTAATGCGCGAGGTTCACACAGAGGAATCAGGCAATTGTCATTTCTAGGCCTGGAAAATTTATGGAaattactatataatatatactttcTTCCTCTGTAATGCCAATCTCTaaactttttaatttcatttcatgctTGCTAGAGTATAATTtgtaaaagtacttttttttttttttttttattagaccTTAATATATCaagtataataatttaaaagtaaaactatAACAATTGGCACCTGACATACAACTGGAAATCCACTGTGAaacatttaatcaaaatctTATTCAGTAATCATTCATGTGTGATcatttgtacttatttttgtaCCCCTCAGTCATCAAGAAATTTATGATCCAGGGTGGAGATTTTTCTAATCAGAATGGAACCGGAGGAGAGAGCATCTATGGGGACAAGTTTGAGGATGAAAACTTTTACTACAAGGTACCACAGAGCTGCTTTGCAATAAAGggtatttcacccaaaaataagaTGGCATTTTGTTCCTTTAGCACAAAAGAAGTAATTAACGCTACTCTTGAAAATTTTAGAAATCATGATAAGATTCTGGTCACACGACCCCTCCCCAACGGATGTCAAACCTTGTTTAATGCACATATTCactgacagaatgttcatttttttgtgatttttttccccctctaaTTAATCAAAGCCACCAGTCTGTGTAATTGCTATGAGATTAA harbors:
- the LOC131553615 gene encoding uncharacterized protein C4orf45 yields the protein MKRVQQDTTASQADRETQSSSGQRILFTGPDGIGDFRPRLDYFPRSIGIGPLSPDATSDLNYLFRSAPDATPPLPKHCYVGEVGWGLQYSTALNRPTVNNNQYEFDRFQSAVQDEVTRSPWQNQSQFQDKQLTCGKLAWNHSEYDTYSEDDNKQFPLNQ